The following coding sequences are from one Streptomyces sp. V3I7 window:
- a CDS encoding rodlin, whose product MIKKVLASATIAASVVGVSAAAAPQALATGNDQGTSSASGVGASQAFGNSYTTGNMSPQMALIQGSFNKPCIGLPAKANLGSLVGAIPVAVQDVPVLSSPQTQQCVENSTQAKGDEALSHILQDIPILSANGTGNK is encoded by the coding sequence GTGATCAAGAAGGTTCTGGCTTCCGCCACGATCGCCGCCTCCGTCGTCGGTGTCTCGGCCGCGGCCGCCCCGCAGGCGCTGGCCACCGGCAACGACCAGGGCACCAGCTCCGCGAGCGGTGTCGGTGCCAGCCAGGCGTTCGGCAACTCCTACACGACCGGCAACATGAGCCCGCAGATGGCGCTCATCCAGGGCTCCTTCAACAAGCCCTGCATCGGTCTGCCGGCCAAGGCCAACCTGGGCTCGCTCGTCGGCGCGATCCCGGTCGCCGTCCAGGACGTCCCGGTGCTGTCCTCCCCGCAGACCCAGCAGTGTGTCGAGAACTCGACGCAGGCCAAGGGCGACGAGGCGCTGTCGCACATCCTCCAGGACATCCCGATCCTGTCGGCGAACGGCACCGGCAACAAGTGA
- a CDS encoding chaplin translates to MTAEKGKFMKKTAAVVAGAILALGMAAPAFADGDASGAAVGNPGVLSGNVVQVPVHIPVNACGLTVDIIGLLNPAGGNACANNG, encoded by the coding sequence ATGACCGCGGAGAAGGGAAAGTTCATGAAGAAGACCGCTGCCGTCGTCGCGGGTGCGATTCTGGCTCTCGGTATGGCCGCCCCGGCCTTCGCGGACGGCGACGCCTCGGGTGCCGCTGTCGGTAACCCGGGTGTGCTGTCCGGCAACGTCGTCCAGGTCCCCGTGCACATTCCCGTCAACGCCTGCGGCCTCACGGTGGACATCATCGGTCTGCTGAACCCCGCCGGTGGCAACGCCTGCGCCAACAACGGCTGA
- a CDS encoding ABC transporter permease, with the protein MSTLAEPSAEVAPGYRPGHTLPLRVELARQLKRRRTLVMGAILTALPFVLLLAFAIGGDPGGRNNRITLLDTATASGANFAAVNLFVSAGFLLVIPIALFCGDTVASEAGWSSLRYLLAAPVPRARLLWSKLTVGLGLSLAAMVLLPLVALAVGTAAYGWGPLQIPTGGALDAGTAAQRLVVITAYVFVSQLVTAALAFWLSTRTDAPLGAVGGAVGLTIVGNVLDAVTALGDWRDFLPAHWQFAWADAVQPHPEWSGMIQGTSVSVTYALVLFALAFRGFARKDIVS; encoded by the coding sequence ATGAGCACCCTCGCCGAGCCCTCGGCGGAGGTGGCCCCCGGCTACCGGCCCGGACACACCCTGCCGCTGCGGGTCGAGCTGGCCCGCCAGCTGAAGCGCCGCCGCACGCTGGTCATGGGCGCGATCCTCACCGCCCTGCCCTTCGTGCTGCTTCTCGCCTTCGCGATCGGCGGCGACCCGGGTGGCCGCAACAACCGCATCACGCTCTTGGACACGGCCACCGCGTCCGGCGCCAACTTCGCCGCGGTGAACCTGTTCGTGTCGGCGGGCTTCCTCCTCGTCATCCCCATCGCCCTGTTCTGCGGGGACACGGTGGCCTCCGAGGCCGGCTGGTCCTCCCTGCGCTATCTGCTGGCCGCGCCCGTGCCCCGGGCCCGGCTGCTGTGGTCCAAGCTCACCGTGGGGCTCGGGCTCAGCCTGGCCGCGATGGTGCTGCTGCCGCTCGTCGCGCTCGCCGTCGGCACGGCCGCCTACGGCTGGGGCCCGCTGCAGATCCCCACCGGCGGCGCGCTCGACGCGGGCACCGCCGCCCAGCGGCTCGTGGTGATCACGGCGTACGTCTTCGTGTCCCAACTGGTCACCGCCGCTCTGGCGTTCTGGCTGTCGACCAGGACCGACGCCCCGCTCGGCGCGGTCGGCGGAGCGGTCGGTCTGACCATCGTCGGCAACGTCCTGGACGCCGTCACCGCCCTCGGCGACTGGCGCGACTTCCTGCCCGCGCACTGGCAGTTCGCCTGGGCCGACGCCGTACAGCCGCACCCCGAGTGGTCCGGCATGATCCAGGGCACCTCGGTCTCGGTGACGTACGCGCTCGTGCTGTTCGCCCTGGCCTTCAGGGGCTTCGCCCGCAAGGACATCGTCTCCTGA
- a CDS encoding chaplin, whose amino-acid sequence MVVAAAATSILSLYGSTALADSNADGAAVGSPGVASGNNVQVPVNVPVNACGNTVDVAAALNPAFGNSCANSSGSPQSAASTPRHGGASHGSGGGPRSRSHETPSAGTATGSSGASASGQATGSPGIGSGNSVQVPVHVPVNVCGNSVDVVGALNPAYGNDCTTPPPTSPPPTTKPPTTKPPTTKPPTTPPPPTTPPPPTKPPTTKPPTTPPPTTRPPTTPPTTAPPTSAPPWHHPPTLPHTGSSSEAMLAASALSAALIAGGTILYRRGRAGSHR is encoded by the coding sequence GTGGTCGTGGCCGCCGCCGCGACGAGCATTCTGTCCCTCTACGGCAGTACCGCGCTCGCCGACTCGAACGCGGACGGAGCGGCCGTGGGGTCGCCCGGCGTGGCGTCGGGCAACAATGTTCAGGTGCCGGTGAACGTGCCGGTGAACGCCTGCGGCAACACCGTCGACGTGGCCGCCGCGCTCAACCCGGCGTTCGGCAACTCCTGTGCCAATAGCTCCGGTTCGCCGCAGAGCGCCGCGAGCACCCCGCGTCACGGCGGTGCGAGCCACGGCAGCGGCGGCGGCCCGCGCAGCCGGTCGCACGAGACGCCGTCCGCCGGCACCGCCACCGGCTCCTCGGGCGCCTCGGCGTCCGGCCAGGCGACGGGCTCGCCCGGCATCGGCTCCGGCAACAGCGTGCAGGTCCCCGTCCACGTACCGGTGAACGTCTGCGGCAACTCGGTGGACGTCGTCGGCGCGCTCAACCCCGCCTACGGCAACGACTGCACGACGCCGCCGCCCACCAGCCCCCCGCCGACCACGAAGCCGCCGACGACGAAGCCGCCGACGACGAAGCCGCCGACGACACCTCCGCCGCCGACGACACCTCCGCCGCCGACGAAGCCGCCGACGACGAAGCCCCCCACCACGCCGCCACCCACGACGAGGCCGCCCACGACGCCACCGACGACGGCGCCGCCCACCTCGGCACCCCCGTGGCACCACCCGCCGACCCTGCCGCACACCGGCAGCAGCAGCGAGGCGATGCTGGCGGCCTCCGCGCTCAGCGCCGCACTGATCGCGGGCGGCACGATCCTGTACCGCCGAGGCCGAGCCGGCTCCCACAGGTGA
- a CDS encoding GntR family transcriptional regulator, translating to MPEQPPYLRIADELRRRIAEHVWEPGDRLPSRAQIGQECGVGENVVRRAQELLISQGVLQGRAGSGTYVAEPRQRVRVVRSSARERPDASPFRADMKAVGRQGDWESRTEAKVPAPTDIAARLGITEGDLCVRTAYEFLADGRPVQLSTSWEPYELTVGTLVVLPEGGPHAGAGVVNRMAAIGVTVSHAMEQPEPRQATAEEASLLGIQKAALVTHIRRTYYSDQGRPVETADIVVPAAHCEIVYEIPINP from the coding sequence ATGCCTGAGCAGCCGCCTTATCTCCGCATCGCTGACGAACTCCGGCGGCGGATCGCGGAGCACGTGTGGGAACCCGGGGACCGCCTGCCTTCCCGAGCCCAGATCGGCCAGGAGTGCGGGGTGGGCGAGAACGTGGTCCGTCGGGCACAGGAGCTGCTGATCTCCCAGGGCGTGCTGCAGGGCCGTGCCGGATCGGGCACTTACGTCGCCGAACCCCGGCAACGGGTCCGGGTCGTCCGGTCGTCGGCGCGAGAGCGGCCCGACGCGTCACCGTTCCGGGCGGACATGAAAGCCGTAGGGAGGCAAGGGGATTGGGAGAGCCGGACCGAGGCCAAGGTGCCGGCTCCGACAGACATCGCGGCGCGGCTCGGCATCACCGAGGGCGACCTGTGCGTCCGTACGGCGTACGAGTTCCTGGCCGACGGCAGGCCGGTGCAGCTGTCGACGAGTTGGGAACCGTACGAACTCACCGTCGGCACGCTCGTCGTTCTCCCCGAGGGAGGGCCGCACGCCGGGGCCGGTGTCGTGAACCGCATGGCCGCGATCGGAGTCACCGTCAGCCACGCCATGGAGCAGCCGGAGCCGAGGCAGGCGACCGCTGAGGAGGCGTCACTCCTCGGTATCCAGAAGGCTGCTCTCGTCACGCACATCCGGCGGACTTACTACAGCGACCAAGGGCGGCCCGTGGAGACGGCGGACATCGTGGTGCCTGCCGCCCATTGCGAGATCGTCTACGAGATCCCGATCAACCCTTAG
- a CDS encoding rodlin, with protein MKKLWATAAVAASVAGLTAAAAPQALATGNDNGTSSASGVNATSEFGNSATSGDMSPQLSLVQGSLNKPCVGLPAKANVGSVVGLLVPVAVQDIPVLSSPQTQQCTENSTQAKGDEPLSHILDDISALSANGNGNS; from the coding sequence ATGAAGAAGCTGTGGGCAACCGCCGCTGTCGCCGCCTCGGTCGCCGGCCTCACGGCCGCGGCCGCCCCGCAGGCGCTCGCCACCGGTAACGACAACGGCACGTCCTCCGCCAGCGGCGTGAACGCCACGTCGGAGTTCGGCAACTCGGCCACCTCCGGTGACATGAGCCCCCAGCTGTCGCTGGTCCAGGGCTCGCTGAACAAGCCCTGCGTCGGCCTGCCGGCCAAGGCGAACGTCGGCTCGGTCGTCGGCCTGCTCGTCCCGGTCGCCGTCCAGGACATCCCGGTCCTGTCCTCGCCGCAGACCCAGCAGTGCACCGAGAACTCCACCCAGGCCAAGGGCGACGAGCCGCTCTCGCACATCCTGGACGACATCTCGGCGCTGTCTGCCAACGGCAACGGCAACAGCTGA
- a CDS encoding chaplin — protein MSRIAKAAAVALGTGAVVISGAGLALADAGAGAEAIGSPGVLSGNLVEVPVHVPVNVCGDTVDVIGLLNPAFGNKCENNDKDKPTVPGTPGTPGYGSGS, from the coding sequence ATGTCTCGCATCGCGAAGGCAGCCGCCGTCGCCCTCGGCACCGGTGCCGTGGTGATCAGCGGGGCCGGTCTGGCTCTGGCCGACGCGGGCGCCGGGGCCGAGGCCATCGGCTCGCCCGGTGTGCTGTCGGGCAACCTGGTCGAGGTTCCCGTCCACGTGCCGGTCAACGTCTGCGGCGACACCGTCGACGTCATCGGCCTGCTGAACCCGGCCTTCGGCAACAAGTGCGAAAACAACGACAAGGACAAGCCCACCGTCCCGGGCACCCCCGGCACCCCCGGTTACGGCAGCGGCAGCTGA
- a CDS encoding IS5 family transposase: MYAFFARWRDTGLVAELHERLRESVRRAEGRRPEPSAAVVDSQSVKADATVAHTARGFDAGKRINGRKRHLLTDTLGLLLAVLVTPASTTDRDAARVLLPAAKNHFRRLARVWADGGYTGHLTDWTAQQLGVVLDIVRRSDDVQGFQALPRRWVVERSFAWLLRSRRLVRDYERRTETSEAVVLWSMTVLMSRRLAVRHQEPVPAPAA; this comes from the coding sequence GTGTATGCCTTCTTCGCCCGCTGGCGGGACACGGGGCTGGTCGCCGAGCTGCACGAACGGTTGCGCGAGAGCGTTCGCCGGGCGGAGGGCCGCAGGCCGGAGCCGAGCGCGGCGGTCGTGGACTCGCAGTCGGTGAAGGCGGACGCCACCGTCGCCCACACCGCACGCGGATTCGACGCTGGCAAGAGGATCAACGGGCGCAAGCGGCACCTTCTCACCGACACCCTCGGGCTGCTGCTGGCCGTCCTGGTCACGCCGGCCTCCACGACCGACCGGGACGCCGCCCGCGTCCTGCTGCCCGCAGCGAAGAATCACTTCCGGCGGCTGGCGCGCGTCTGGGCCGACGGCGGATATACCGGCCACCTCACCGACTGGACCGCCCAGCAACTCGGAGTCGTCCTCGACATCGTCCGCCGCAGCGACGACGTCCAGGGTTTCCAAGCCCTGCCCCGCCGCTGGGTCGTCGAAAGATCCTTCGCCTGGCTCCTGCGCAGCCGGCGCCTGGTCCGTGACTACGAACGACGCACCGAGACCAGCGAAGCCGTCGTCCTGTGGTCGATGACCGTGCTCATGAGCCGCCGTCTGGCCGTCCGGCATCAGGAACCTGTTCCGGCGCCGGCGGCATGA
- a CDS encoding tyrosinase family oxidase copper chaperone: MAVSVGGVPVGADRETESRETGNRETGSRVASGPHGRTRRELGRGLLASAAALALAPVVAASRPQPPAGESDRDAFEETYHGRRIQGIAIPAVGRVADGGDWHVTVDGHPLHLMRRADGTWLSMLDHYSSYRTPLEATRAAVDQLGPAQRLRDMAPGPVGAHAHMGGPHGVRA; this comes from the coding sequence ATGGCCGTCAGTGTCGGCGGAGTACCGGTCGGTGCGGACCGGGAGACGGAGAGCCGGGAGACGGGGAACCGGGAGACGGGGAGCCGGGTGGCGAGCGGGCCGCACGGGCGGACGCGGCGGGAGCTGGGGCGGGGGCTGCTCGCCTCCGCAGCGGCCCTGGCCCTCGCCCCCGTCGTCGCGGCCTCCCGCCCCCAGCCGCCTGCGGGCGAGAGCGACCGCGACGCCTTCGAGGAGACGTACCACGGCCGCCGTATCCAGGGGATCGCGATCCCCGCGGTGGGGCGGGTCGCCGACGGGGGCGACTGGCACGTCACCGTGGACGGTCACCCGCTGCACCTGATGCGCCGCGCCGACGGGACCTGGCTGAGCATGCTCGACCACTACAGCTCCTACCGGACCCCGCTGGAGGCGACCCGTGCCGCCGTCGACCAGCTCGGCCCCGCGCAGCGGCTGCGCGACATGGCCCCGGGCCCGGTCGGCGCGCACGCGCACATGGGGGGACCGCATGGCGTACGTGCGTAA
- a CDS encoding long-chain fatty acid--CoA ligase — protein MGVRRDLKRAAQRADLAARVRVETLRDEYGVVREARTPALVPAPAKGSMADLPFTNAAEAPDTVVLRRREGGTWRPVTAAAFAADVLAAAKGLIAVGLEAGGRVALMSRTRYEWTVLDFAIWAAGGRTVPVYATSSAEQVEWIVRDSGARYVVTETAEHTATVTASTASHPERPRVWTLDEGALAELTELGREISDEEVTRRRAALTPGTIATICYTSGTTGRPKGCVLTHGNLHAEAANTVELLHPVFKAVTGQTASTLLFLPLAHIMGRTLQIACLMARIETGHFPSVTPDELRPALREFRPTFLVGVPYLFERIHDTGRATAEKIGRGASFDRAERVAVRFGEAYLRKFLGTGKGPGPGLYAAWALYDLLVYRRIRRELGGRMRYAISGGSPLDRDLNLFFYAAGIIVYEGYGLTETTAAATVVPPLKPRPGTVGQPVPGAAVRIADDGEVLIKGGLVFGAYWNNPAATDAVLRDAWFASGDLGSLDADGYLTITGRKKDILVTSGGKNVAPAVLEDRLRSRAPVGQCLVVGDNRPYVAALITLDPEAVAHWLAVRKLPADTPMAELVGDPRLRAEVQRAVDHANAAVSRAESIRDFVLVEGEFTEDNGLLTPSLKVKRHAVTAAYAREIEELYRR, from the coding sequence ATGGGCGTACGCAGGGATCTGAAGCGGGCCGCACAGCGCGCCGACCTGGCGGCCCGCGTCCGGGTGGAGACCCTCAGGGACGAGTACGGCGTCGTGCGCGAGGCCCGTACCCCGGCCCTCGTCCCGGCCCCGGCGAAGGGCTCCATGGCCGACCTGCCCTTCACCAACGCCGCCGAGGCCCCGGATACGGTGGTCCTGCGCCGCCGCGAGGGCGGCACCTGGCGGCCGGTCACCGCGGCCGCCTTCGCCGCCGACGTCCTGGCCGCCGCCAAGGGCCTGATCGCGGTCGGCCTCGAAGCGGGCGGCCGCGTCGCGCTCATGTCCCGCACCCGCTACGAGTGGACCGTCCTCGACTTCGCGATCTGGGCGGCCGGCGGCCGGACCGTGCCCGTCTACGCCACCTCCTCCGCCGAGCAGGTGGAGTGGATCGTCCGCGACTCCGGCGCCCGGTACGTCGTCACCGAGACCGCCGAGCACACCGCCACGGTCACCGCCAGCACCGCGAGCCACCCCGAACGCCCGCGCGTGTGGACCCTCGACGAGGGCGCCCTCGCCGAACTCACCGAGCTCGGCCGGGAGATCTCCGACGAGGAGGTCACCCGGCGCCGTGCCGCCCTGACCCCGGGCACCATCGCCACGATCTGCTACACCTCCGGCACCACCGGCCGCCCCAAGGGCTGCGTCCTCACCCACGGCAACCTGCACGCCGAGGCGGCCAACACGGTCGAACTGCTCCACCCCGTCTTCAAGGCGGTCACCGGCCAGACCGCGTCGACCCTGCTGTTCCTGCCGCTCGCCCACATCATGGGCCGCACCCTCCAGATCGCCTGCCTGATGGCCCGCATCGAGACCGGCCACTTCCCCAGCGTCACGCCCGACGAACTGCGGCCAGCGCTAAGGGAGTTCCGGCCGACCTTCCTGGTCGGGGTGCCGTACCTCTTCGAGAGGATCCACGACACCGGGCGCGCGACCGCCGAGAAGATCGGCCGCGGCGCCTCCTTCGACCGCGCCGAGCGCGTCGCGGTCCGCTTCGGCGAGGCCTACCTGCGCAAGTTCCTGGGCACCGGCAAGGGCCCCGGCCCCGGCCTGTACGCCGCCTGGGCCCTGTACGACCTGCTGGTCTACCGGCGTATCCGCAGGGAACTCGGCGGCCGCATGCGCTACGCCATCAGCGGCGGCTCCCCGCTCGATCGCGACCTCAACCTCTTCTTCTACGCCGCCGGAATCATCGTCTACGAGGGCTACGGCCTCACCGAGACCACCGCCGCCGCCACCGTGGTCCCCCCGCTGAAACCCCGCCCCGGCACGGTCGGCCAGCCCGTCCCCGGCGCGGCCGTCCGCATCGCCGACGACGGCGAGGTGCTCATCAAGGGCGGGCTCGTCTTCGGGGCGTACTGGAACAACCCGGCCGCGACGGACGCGGTGCTCAGGGACGCGTGGTTCGCCAGTGGCGACCTCGGCTCCCTCGACGCCGACGGCTACCTCACGATCACCGGCCGCAAGAAGGACATCCTCGTCACCTCCGGCGGCAAGAACGTCGCCCCCGCCGTCCTGGAGGACCGGCTGCGCAGCCGCGCCCCGGTCGGCCAGTGCCTCGTCGTCGGCGACAACCGCCCCTACGTCGCCGCCCTGATCACCCTGGACCCCGAGGCGGTCGCCCACTGGCTCGCCGTCCGCAAGCTGCCCGCCGACACCCCGATGGCCGAGCTCGTGGGGGACCCGCGGTTGCGCGCCGAGGTGCAGCGCGCCGTCGACCATGCCAACGCGGCCGTCTCGCGCGCCGAGTCGATCCGGGACTTCGTCCTGGTCGAGGGGGAGTTCACCGAGGACAACGGGCTGCTCACGCCCTCGCTCAAGGTCAAGCGGCACGCGGTGACGGCGGCGTACGCGCGGGAGATCGAGGAACTGTACCGGCGCTGA
- a CDS encoding rodlin: MLKKAMAVAAVAVSVVGASAAVAPQALATGNDQGTSSASGVGAAESFGNAATSGSMSPQATLVQGSLNKLCVGAPIKANVGSVLGAIPIAVQDIPVLSSPQTQQCAENSTQAKGDEPVSHVLDDISALSGNGTGNS; encoded by the coding sequence ATGCTGAAGAAGGCAATGGCCGTGGCGGCGGTCGCCGTGTCCGTCGTCGGTGCGTCGGCGGCGGTCGCCCCGCAGGCGCTTGCCACCGGCAACGACCAGGGCACCTCCTCCGCCAGCGGCGTCGGTGCCGCCGAGTCGTTCGGCAATGCGGCCACGTCCGGCTCCATGAGCCCCCAGGCCACCTTGGTCCAGGGCTCGCTGAACAAGCTGTGCGTCGGGGCGCCGATCAAGGCCAACGTGGGCTCGGTCCTCGGCGCGATCCCGATCGCCGTCCAGGACATCCCCGTCCTGTCGTCGCCGCAGACCCAGCAGTGCGCCGAGAACTCCACGCAGGCCAAGGGCGACGAGCCGGTCTCGCACGTCCTGGACGACATCTCGGCGCTGTCCGGCAACGGAACCGGCAACAGCTGA
- a CDS encoding DUF5949 family protein: protein MTSTPSPTHPFRAAELGTIVMLAWSGEASDGADMPYLLAYSLGDAEGGPGMTAAAVQRLLRDNGLPLGKLVDGTTRPSLPITLLVEGGQAVVTMPPLNAQCPAPPEWLAAVRQRGCAYLLFTARPWPEGRPGTPVDPPALAAFAGADETLNAAAHVLLPARSLRG, encoded by the coding sequence GTGACCTCAACCCCAAGCCCAACGCACCCCTTCCGCGCGGCCGAACTCGGCACGATCGTCATGCTGGCCTGGAGCGGCGAGGCCTCCGACGGGGCCGACATGCCGTACCTGCTGGCCTACTCCCTGGGGGACGCCGAGGGCGGTCCCGGCATGACGGCCGCCGCCGTCCAGCGACTGCTGAGGGACAACGGGCTGCCGCTCGGAAAGCTCGTCGACGGCACCACCAGGCCCAGCCTGCCGATCACCCTGCTCGTAGAGGGCGGCCAGGCCGTCGTCACCATGCCGCCGCTCAACGCGCAGTGCCCCGCCCCGCCGGAGTGGCTCGCGGCGGTGCGGCAACGCGGCTGCGCCTACCTCTTGTTCACTGCCCGCCCCTGGCCCGAGGGCCGTCCGGGCACCCCGGTCGACCCGCCCGCGCTCGCCGCCTTCGCCGGCGCCGACGAGACCCTGAACGCCGCCGCGCACGTCCTCCTGCCCGCCCGCAGCCTGCGCGGCTGA
- a CDS encoding chaplin: MSRIAKGLALTTVAVAAVAGGAGAAAADSGAYGGAAQSPGVASGNVAQVPVHVPVNVCGNTVNVIALLNPAFGNPCGNY, encoded by the coding sequence ATGTCGCGTATCGCCAAGGGCCTGGCCCTGACCACCGTTGCCGTCGCGGCCGTAGCCGGCGGTGCCGGTGCCGCCGCCGCCGACAGTGGCGCGTACGGCGGCGCCGCCCAATCCCCGGGCGTTGCGTCGGGCAACGTCGCCCAGGTCCCGGTCCACGTGCCGGTCAACGTCTGTGGCAACACCGTCAACGTCATCGCGCTGCTGAACCCGGCGTTCGGCAACCCCTGCGGCAACTACTGA
- a CDS encoding tyrosinase family protein: MAYVRKDVSALTRGERRRFVKALLEIKRRGEYDEFVRVHVDHFIGDGDRRLRAAHMTPSFLPWHRQYLLDLERALRRVDASVTVPYWDWTKDRTARSVPWTADLLGGNGRSSDQQVTTGPFAYAEGHWTIREGVTDAKFLTRDLGRRRDPIDLPTGADVRWALDDPVYDVAPWNSTVGRGFRNKLEGWGAGHGSRSWHNHNRVHRWVGGVMLTGASVNDPVFWLHHAFLDLQWHRWQLRHREHRYLPASPPGRGSDQHRRIVARHERLPPWDVTPDELEDVSRIYRYA; encoded by the coding sequence ATGGCGTACGTGCGTAAGGACGTGAGCGCGCTGACGCGCGGGGAGCGGCGGCGGTTCGTCAAGGCGCTGCTGGAGATCAAACGGCGGGGCGAGTACGACGAGTTCGTACGCGTCCACGTCGACCACTTCATCGGCGACGGCGACCGCCGCCTGCGCGCCGCCCACATGACGCCCTCGTTCCTGCCCTGGCACCGGCAGTACCTGCTGGACCTGGAGCGTGCCCTGCGCCGGGTCGACGCGTCGGTGACCGTGCCGTACTGGGACTGGACCAAGGACCGTACGGCCCGCTCGGTGCCATGGACGGCGGACCTGCTCGGAGGCAACGGGCGGAGCTCCGACCAGCAGGTGACGACCGGGCCCTTCGCCTACGCCGAGGGGCACTGGACGATCCGCGAGGGCGTCACCGACGCGAAGTTCCTCACGCGCGACCTCGGCCGCCGGCGCGACCCGATCGACCTGCCCACCGGGGCCGACGTGCGGTGGGCGCTGGACGACCCCGTCTACGACGTCGCTCCCTGGAACTCGACGGTCGGCCGCGGCTTCCGCAACAAGCTGGAGGGATGGGGCGCCGGGCACGGCAGCCGCTCCTGGCACAACCACAACCGGGTGCACCGCTGGGTCGGCGGCGTGATGCTCACCGGCGCGTCCGTCAACGACCCCGTGTTCTGGCTGCACCACGCCTTCCTGGACCTCCAGTGGCACCGCTGGCAGCTGCGCCACCGGGAGCACCGCTACCTGCCGGCGAGCCCGCCCGGCCGGGGCAGCGATCAGCACCGGCGCATCGTCGCCCGGCACGAGCGGCTGCCGCCGTGGGACGTGACGCCGGACGAGCTGGAGGACGTCAGCAGGATCTACCGGTACGCGTGA